The genomic DNA GGTCAGTGCTGAAGTCGTACATGGCATTGGAATGCCGACTTCCAGCGATTTTGCTGCCACTTTACGCCATGCAACCAGACAGTTGTCCAGAATACCTTTGAAGTACGCATCAGAGCCTAAGAACGCCAGTTCTGGGTTCTTTTCAAACGCATCACGGATGTTGCCTAGGAACGCAGAGCGGATGATACAACCACCACGCCACATCAGAGCCACGTTACCGTAGTTCAGGTTCCAACCATTCTCGTTTGATGCTTCACGCATCAGCATAAAGCCTTGCGCGTAAGAGATGATTTTTGAAGCCAGCAGCGCTTGACGCAGTGCATCAACCCAAACTTGTTTGTCACCTTCCACTTGAGTTTTGGTTTTACCAAACAGTTTTTCTGCTTCAACACGTTGATCTTTCAGTGCGGATAGGCAGCGAGAGAACACGGATTCCGTGATCAGCGTCAGTGGGATGCCCATGTCCAGCGCGTTGATGCCCGTCCATTTGCCTGTGCCTTTTTGGCCAGCAGTATCGAGGATCTTCTCAACCAGCGCTTCACCATCTTCATCTTTGTAGCCAAGGATGTCAGCGGTGATCTCAACCAAGTAGCTGTCTAGCTCAGTTTTGTTCCAGTCAGCAAACACGGCTTGCATTTCATCTGCCGACATTCCCAGACCATCTTTCATGAACTGGTAAGCTTCAGTGATCAGCTGCATGTCGCCGTATTCGATACCGTTGTGAACCATTTTCACGAAGTGACCGGCACCATCGTTGCCCACCCAGTCACAGCAAGGCTCACCAGCGTCAGTTTTTGCAGAAATGCCTTGGAAAATCGGTTTTACCGCTTCCCATGCTTCAGGTGCGCCACCCGGCATGATGGAAGGTCCGAAACGTGCACCTTCTTCACCACCAGAAACACCCGTACCGATGAAGTGAATGCCTTTTTCACGCAGTGCTTTAACACGGCGGTTAGTATCAGGGAAGTTGGTGTTACCACCATCAATGATGATGTCACCTTTGTCGAGCAGTGGAAGCAGTTGCTCGATGAAGTCATCAACCACTTGACCTGCACGCACCATCAGCATCACTTTGCGTGGTGTCGCCAGTTTATCAACCAGCTCTTGCAGCGTGTAAGCGCCAACAATGTTAGTGCCTTTGGCTGGGCCTTCTAAGAACTCGTCCACTTTAGCCGCGGTACGGTTGTGTGCCACCACTTTGAAGCCGTGGTCGTTCATGTTGAGGATCAGGTTTTGGCCCATGACTGCAAGGCCGATTACACCGATATCACCTTTCATTTATTGCTCTCCTTCACGCAATCTTTGCTGCGGCGTCTGAATCTAAGTACCACTCGGTCACTCCTGAAGTGGAGTGAATTTTGGCTGCCGGATAAGGCAGTTGCTCGGCTGGAGTGGTGTGAATTTGTTCTACGATCTCGGCTTTACCTGCGCCAAGAACGAGATAACTCATGCGTTTTGCGGCTTGCAGCACTTTCGCGGTTTTTGAAACGCGTCGCTGTCCGGATTCCGGATGGCTTGCCACCACCGAAAGATTGGCGTCTGCATAGTCGGTTTGCCCTGGGAACAGGGATGCGGTATGACCATCGGCACCGACACCGAGTAGAATCCAATCAAACACAGGCGTGCCGTTTTCGGTTGGGATCACATGCGCCATCGCTTGTGCAAAACGTTCCGCTTCCGCTTGTGGCTCGTTTTCTCCCAGAATGCGGTGAATGTTTTGCGCAGGCATGTTGATTTTGCTAAACAGCAGCGCATTGGCTTCACCGTAATTGCTTTGTGCATCATCGGGAGCCACACAGCGCTCATCCCCCCACCAGAAATGCAGGTTTTGCCACTGAATGTCGTTCGCGTAAGGCTGGCTTGCCAAAAGCTTAAACAGCATTTTGGGCGTGCTGCCGCCAGACAGGGAAATGTGTACTGGCTGACCTTGCTGGCTGTACGCCAACATATCGTCAGCAAGGCTTTTCACCACGGCATCCGCCGTTGGGAAAATTTTATGGTTGATCATAATTCGCAGTAATCCGTGTTAGTGAGGTTTTTACAAGGGAAGCGCCACTCACGGCCGTCACGGCGCAGCAAGTCATCCGACTCTTTAGGGCCCCAAGTACCACAGGCGTAGCCATACAGCGATTGTGGGTCTTGTTTGAAATCGAGGATCGGCTGCACAAACTTCCAACAAGCTTCTACCGCATCAGTGCGGGCAAACAGTGTCGCGTCACCATTGAGTGCATCCAGCAGCAAACGCTCATAAGCGGTGAGCATTTTGATCTGCTCCAGTGAGGCGTAGTGGAAATTCATCGACACTTCTTTGGCTTTGAAACCTGCGCCCGGCTCTTTCAAGCCGAAGCTCATCAGAATGCCTTCATCAGGCTGAATACGGATGATCAGCTTGTTCTCTGGCGCATTTTGCCCAAAGACGGGGTGCGGTGTGCGTTTGAAGTGAATGACCACTTCGGTGACACGCGTTGGTAAACGTTTACCGCTGCGCACATAGAATGGCACACCATTCCAACGCCAGTTATTGATGAACATTTTCAGAGCAACATAAGTTTCGGTGCGTGAATCCGCCGCCACGCCAGGCTCATTACGGTAGCTGGGTAAAAACTGCCCACGCACTTCCGATTCGGTGTATTGGCCGAGCACCAGATTGTTGCGCAGATCAGATTCAGAAAGTGGTTGTAGGCTTTGCAGTACCTTGTTCACTTCGTTACGAATGGAATCCGCGTTGATCGCCGCAGGCGGTTCCATGCCCACCATAGCCAGCACTTGCAGCAGGTGGTTTTGGAACATATCGCGCACCGCGCCAGAACCATCGTAATAACCGCCGCGCTCTTCCACACCTAGGAATTCTGCGCCTGTGATTTCCACGTAATCAATAAAGTTACGGTTCCACAGTGGCTCAAACATGCCGTTGGCAAAGCGGAATACCAGCAGGTTTTGCACGGTTTCTTTACCAAGGTAGTGGTCGATACGGTAAATCTGGTGCTCTTTGAAGTGGCGGTGGATTTCCACATCCAGCTCTTGCGCAGATTGCAAATCGTAACCAAAAGGTTTCTCGATGATCAGACGCTTCCAACCTTGAGTCTCATCGTTGAGGCCATGTGCCGCAAGGCAAGCTGGGATCACGCCATACAAGCTTGGTGGCGTCGCGAGATAAAACAGCGTATTACGCTGTTCAAACTGATAACCGTTAGCCAGTGTATCAAGGCGAGTCGCTAAGTGCTGATAATCAGCTACTTCTGAGGTGTTCAGCGCTTGATAATGCACATGCTGCATGAAAGCTTCGAGAGCGGCTGGTTCGGTTTTTTCCAGCTCTTGCAGTGAGCGCTTTAGCTTCTCGCGGTAAGACTCGTCACTGTACTCTGTACGGCTCACACCTAAAATCGCAAACGATTTAGGCAGTTGCTGACTGGCATAGAGGTGATACAACGCAGGAATAAGCTTACGGTACGTCAAATCTCCCGAAGCACCGAAAATTACGATGCTGCTGTTTTCAGGTATTACCATCATCTTTCCTTTAGAAACGAGGTACTCCCTTGATTTTGCAGTGAATCAATATCCATATTCACCGGAAAACCTTTGGGTATTGTTAGCATGCGCCAACCCTAGCAGCGCAATACACAAATCAAAAACCGATCTTGCCTATAGGTTTAATAGGAAAAATCAATCGGCGGGGAGGAACTTGTGCTAGCGAAACTCATCCCCGACTCGGGGACGTATTGTCTACGACTCTTTGACATACATCAACTATTGATAACGCAATCGATTGAATTGTGGCAGGTGAAAATGTTAACCATTAGTTTTTAAAGAAAAATTCAAAATAAGTTGAATGACTAGTTCTAAATGACTTGAAGTGACGCTCGGTGAGAAGGGAATAACAAATGGCACAGTGATAGGCCGACCTTTGATGAGAGCTCAAGATGACACTCATCATCCCCGTGACATTCGCCTTGGTGTCAACCATGATTGTAAATAGCAACCCGAGGGGGAGACTGCTACACTGGCCGACAATGCGTTAGGAAGGACTGTTGAAATGAAATTAGCCGTAGATACTCACACTCACACTTACGCCAGTGGCCATGCTTACAGTACGCTGATTGAGAATGCGCGTGCGGCCAAGCAAAATGGCTTGACGCTGTTTTGTACCACTGACCATGCCGAATCTATGCCCGGAGCGCCGCATTACTGGTTTTTCTCCAACCAGCGCATTTTGCCGCGATTTCTTGAAGGGGTGGGCGTAATTCGTGGTGTGGAGGCCAACATCCTCAATCCGCAAGGTGATATTGATTTGCACCCAAGCGTTGACCAGAACTTAGATTGGGTGATTGGCAGTTTCCACGAACCAGTATTTCATCCCGCCGATAAAACCGTGCATACCCAAGCCTTGATTGAAACCATCAAAGGCGGCCGAGTGGATGCGCTAGGGCATCTGGGTAACCCGCATTTTGATTTCGACTTTGAACAGGTGATTGTCTGTGCCAAAGCGCATAATGTGGCGATTGAAATCAACAACAGCACTTTAAAAGGGCATAGTCGAGTGGGCAGTATTGATCGTTGTTACGAGATTGCCCGTGTCGCGAAATCGCTCGATGCCTACATCACGACTGGCAGTGATGCCCATTTTTGTCTGGATATCGGCGGTTTATCCCTAGCCAGTCAACTGATTGATGAAGTGGGCATTAACCCGCAACGCGTTATCACTCATACCGCGCGTCAGTTCCTCGATTTTCTTGAGTTGCGTGGTCGCCAGCCGATTGAAGAGTTTGTCGGTGTACTTTAATTTTGCAACAAAGCCAAGCTCACTTTTGCAGGCAGAATGGCGTACAATTCCACTCCCTTCAAAAGTGAGTAGAAAAATGAAAAGAACACTGATTCTAACGGCGGCATTGCTCGCCACTCCGGTTTTTGCCGCTGGGCAAGATCTTAAATCGATCATGCAAGACATGAAACTGGCGTTTAAACAAGCCGCGGAAGCCCAAACCGTCGAAGCAATGCAAGTTCCTGTGACCACCCTGGAAGGCTTAGTTAAGCAAGCGACACAGAGGTCGTATCCCGCTGAAAAAGAAGCCACTTACCAAGAAGGCTTCCAAAAGCTCGCGGTGACTTTGGATAAAATAGACGCTCATTTGCAAGCCGGTGAACTCGAGGCAGCAAAAGCTAGCCTAAAAACCGTTGATGATCTGCGAATTGAATACCATGACAAACGCAATCCAAGTATTTGGAAGCGGTTGTTTGGTTAGTCTGCCTTTTCCTTCCTGCTTGAGAGCGACTTAAGTGGGAAGGAACGCTTGTTAGATGTAAACAACCCTCATCTTTTTGTTAAAACTTGGGTGTAACACACTGTTATGGTTATCACTAATGGTTATAGTAGTGAGCAATCCATAAAGAGTGTTGTTATGAACCCGCAACGTACCTTTCACCGCTTGATGCTGAAACTCAGCCTACTTAGTTGGCTGCTGGTTTCGCTCATGCCTGTGCTCAATGCGCACGGCAATGCGGCGGGCGTTTGGGCAACGCTTTGTACCATCAATGGTTTTGAACTGGTCAAAATTGAAGATGGCAAACCGCAAACTCAGCACAGTAAACCGTGTCCGTTTGCCCATTTCTCCAACTTTCATCACACCGAACTTCCAACCACACGACTTCCAATTCGACAAACGACGGCGCAAGTAGATGGTTACACTTTTTTGGCTCTAAGTGTCCGTTTTGAAAGTGCTGTCCCGCGTGCTCCGCCAGTGGCTTAACTGAATTCATTACCCAATAACAATAAAACCATTTAGTAAAGTCACACGCTCATATCCCATTTGGTTTCTCCACCGAAGGGATAATTTGCGTTTAAAAAAGGAAGAAATACGTTGAGTACCGTTACTAAACCTCAACCGACGGCGGCTGCGCGTCGTAAAACCCTCTATTTTCTCACTTGGCGTTGGCATTTTTATGCGGGCCTGTTTGTGGTGCCTTTTATGTTGATGTTGGCGCTGACGGGCTTAGTCATGTTGTTTGATGATGAAATTGAACAAGCTCGCTACGCCGAGGTATTAAACGTTACACCACAAGCGCAGGTCATGCCTGTTTCTCAGCAGCTTGCGGCAGTACAAAAGGCGTATCCAGAAGCGCAAGTTACCCAGTTTATTCCTGCGCCTCAGCCGGATTTAGCCAACCGTTTTTCTGTACTGTTTAGCGATGGTTCAACCCAATTTGTCACGGTTAATCCGTATAGCGCTGTGGTTCTGGGCACTATTGATCGTAGCGAAAGCTGGTATGAATGGGCGAACAGCATTCACGGCACCTTATTGATTGGCGATTGGGGCGACTATTTGATTGAAGTCGCGGCCAGCTTGGGGATGATTTTACTGGTGAGTGGCATCTACTTATGGTTGCCGCTGGATAACGCACGTAAAGCGGGGTTTCTCAAAATCCGAGTGGGCAGTGGTGCGCGAATTTTCTGGCGTGACCTGCACGCAAATTTAGGTGGCATGCTGTCCTTAGTGCTGCTGTTTTTCCTGATTTCCGGTCTTTCGTGGGCGGGCATTTGGGGCGGAAAACTGGTGCAGGCATGGAATACCTTCCCGACGTATTACACTTGGGGAGAAAAACCGCAATCGGTACTCACGCATGCGAATTTAAACCATGGTTCAGAAAAAGAGATGCCTTGGAACTTAGAGCAAACGCCAGTACCGCAATCGCATCATCATGGGGGTGAGCATGAAATGGTTGCGATTAATCCTCAATTCGGTATCGATCAAGTGATTGCTCAGGCTAAGGCGCTCGGTTTTACGCAGTACCGCGTTGCTTTTCCGCGTGGAGAAACGGGTGTGTATACCGTTTCTGCCAATACCATGGCAGGCGATATTGTCGATCCGCGTGATGATCGCACCGCGCATTTTGACCAATATTCTGGTGCATTACTCACCGAGGTCACTTGGCAAGATTATTCGCCATTTGCCAAAGCGATGGCGGCGGGGATTTCGCTGCATCAAGGCGATCTGAGTGTATGGAACAAAATAGCCAACGTACTGTTTTGTCTCGCTTTCATTCTGATCTCTGTCACAGGTGTGGTGATGTGGTGGCTACGCCGCCCAACTGGTCAAGCTCGGCTAGGTGTTCCGCCACGTTTTGAGCAAGATGGAGTATGGAAAGCAGGCTTAGCCACGTTACTGGTGATTGGCGTGGCATTCCCACTGGCGGGAGCGACGATTGTGTTGGCTTTGCTGCTTGATGGATTACTGGTGAGTCGTATTGCTAAGCTGAAAATCGCTTTCAGTTAAGTGCAAAAGTAGGAAAGTAAATAGAGGCCAGATTTTATCTGGCCTTTTTAGTTCACATGAGTACGAGTCGACCTCGTTTAAGCCTGATACAACTCAAGTGGTAATCCATCCGGATCAGCAAAAAAGGTGTAGGCTTTGCCTGTGTATTCATCAATGCGGATCGGCTCTACACACACGCCTTGTTGCTCTAGCTGAGCCTTTATTTCCGCCACGTCATCCACCACAAACGCCAAATGGCGTAGCCCTTGCGCTTCAGGAAAACTTGGCCGCTCAGGTGCGTTAGGAAAAGAGAACAATTCGATTTGTGAGCCATCAGGCAGGGCTAAATCCAGCTTGTAAGAGTCTCGCGCGGCGCGGTAGTTTTCTGCTACAACGCGCAAGCCGAGAATTTCTGTATAAAACGCTTTCGAGCGAGGGTAATCCGAACAAATGATCGCAGCATGATGAATGCGTTTTAGCATGTGGACTCCTTACCATTGAGCTTAGGACTGAGGTGCTCGAGCACAAAATCAATAAACACTCGCAAGCGAGCTGGCATGTATTTGGTCTGCGCGTACTGCATAGCAATCGCGCCGTGATAATTGCTCTTAATATTCCACTCTTGCAGCACTTGCACTACCTTGCCAGCCGTCAGCGCATCTTGCACCACAAAATCATGGAAAATCCCGATGCCGAGGTGATTCTTCACCCCAGTTAAACGCAGTTGCGATTGGTTCACCGCATAACGGCCACTCACCGCCACTGTGTGTGTTTCACGGCCTTTGGCAAACGTCCAGATATGATCTTTATCGGTTTCCGCGAGGTAGAGACAATCATGTTCGGCTAGATCGGTGGGGTGAACCGGCGTACCACGCTGCACCAAATATTCAGGGCTGGCACACAGGACCAAATTGGTTTTGCACAGCTCTCGCAGCACTAAGTTTTCATCTGGCTTATCCGTCAAGCGAAAGGCGACATCAATATTGTGTTTGAACAGATCAATGTCACCATCGGCGGCACGCAGCTTGAGCTGAATATGCGGATATTGGGCGAGAAATGGCACCACAAACGGCTGCAATACGGAATTTAAAAACGCCTCTGGCGCAGCAACCGTCAGGGCGCCAGCAGGTTCGGCATGTTCCGAACTGGAGATTTCAATGGCTTGCTGCGCCGCATTGACCATCAATAAGCTTTGGTCATACACCTTTTGCCCTGCTTGAGTAATGATGAGTTTGCGCGTCGTACGTTCAAACAGCTTGACCGACAAGGCTTGCTCAAGGCGAGTAATCAGCTTACTGAGCGCAGAAGGTGTTACGCCAAGTTTGCTGGCCGCAGCGGTAAAACTGCCTTCATTGACCACCACAATAAAAGTGGCGAGGTCGGGTAGTAGGGTAATCAATTTGGGAAGTAACATAAGTGTCGATGAGTCGGCCAACAAGTGGCGTCACTGTCGCAGAATCATCGGCTAAATGCAATTTGGTGAAATTAAAGTGAGGAGTTGTCGGGCAAGAACAGTATCCCGCCTAGATCTAGATCTAGATATAGACGGGACAAGGTACGCATCGCTTAAGCGTTCAATGCTTGTTCTAAGTCGGCCAGAATGTCATCGATGTGTTCAATGCCGACTGAAAGGCGGATCATCTCCGGTTTCACGCCCGCTTTGAATTGCTCTTCTTCACTCATTTGGCGGTGAGTAGTGGACGCAGGGTGGCAAGCGAGTGATTTAGCGTCTCCAATATTGACCAAGCGTTTGAAGATTTGCAGCGCATCGTAAAAACGCACGCCTGCTTCATAACCGTCTTTCAAACCAAAGGACAAAATCGCCGAAGGTTTACCGCCCATGTATTTTTGCGCCAGCGCGTAATACGGCGAGTCTTCCAATCCGGCATAGCTCACCCAACTGACTTTCGGATGCTGCTTGAGGTACTGCGCGACTTTCAGCGCGTTTTCGGTGTGGCGTTCCATACGCAGTGGCAGCGTTTCCAAACCTTGCAGGATCATGAAGGCGTTCATGGGTGAGAGGGCAGAGCCAGTATTGCGCAGCGGCACAGTACGCGCGCGGCCAATAAAGGCAGCATCGCCAAAGGCTTCGGTGTACACCACGCCGTGATAAGACGGTTCTGGTTGATTAAATACGGGGAAGCGGTCTTTGTGTTGCGCCCACGGGAACTTACCTGAATCGACAATCACGCCGCCCAACGTGGTGCCGTGTCCGCCACAATATTTGGTCAGCGAGTGGACGACGATGTCCGCACCAAAGTGGATGGGTTTGCACAATGCAGGGCTGGCGACCGTGTTATCGACCATCACGGGCACACCTTTGGCGTGGGCTAAATCCGCGAGGCGTTGTAGATCAATAATGTTACCCGCTGGGTTGCCAATACTTTCGCAGTACACCGCTTTGGTCTTGTCATCGATAAGCTCAATCAAACTCTCGGGGCGATCGTCCTTGGCGAAGCGCACCTCAATCCCTTGGCTTGGCAACATATGCGCAAATAGGGTGTAGGTGCCGCCATACAGTTGCGGTGTGGAAACAATGTTATCGCCCGCTTGCGCCAACGTCAGAATCGCGTAGTTGATGGCAGCGCTGCCCGCACTCACTACCAACGCGCCAATTCCGCCTTCGAGTGCGGCCATGCGCTTTTCCAACACATCGTTGGTCGGGTTCATGATCCGCGTATAAATGTTGCCCGGCACCGCCAAGTTGAATAGGTCTGCGCCGTGTTGTGCGTTATCAAATTCGTAAGCGACCGTTTGGTAAATCGGAGTTGCCACAGATTTAGTAGTAGGGTCGGTGGTGTAACCAAAATGGATAGCCAGTGTTTCGTCTTTCATCGTCTGTCCTTTGACTGGGTTGGTAATGAACCATCTTTGAAGTTTCATGCTCATAAATCAAGCGTTCGCGATTCAACACGAGATGCATGACACAACGAATCCTCAATAAGATTGGCTAGAAAAGTGTATCTGTGCCTGAGATTCACGAATGCTTTTCCGTTACCGCAGATAATCGCTTGCGTGACCTTGGATTACACTAAGGGAAAGGTTTTTACAGTGTAAATATACCCTTGTGACTTGAAGCATTGTCGCTAAGTGTCTTAGGTATAGATCCTGTTAC from Vibrio tarriae includes the following:
- the gnd gene encoding decarboxylating NADP(+)-dependent phosphogluconate dehydrogenase, whose protein sequence is MKGDIGVIGLAVMGQNLILNMNDHGFKVVAHNRTAAKVDEFLEGPAKGTNIVGAYTLQELVDKLATPRKVMLMVRAGQVVDDFIEQLLPLLDKGDIIIDGGNTNFPDTNRRVKALREKGIHFIGTGVSGGEEGARFGPSIMPGGAPEAWEAVKPIFQGISAKTDAGEPCCDWVGNDGAGHFVKMVHNGIEYGDMQLITEAYQFMKDGLGMSADEMQAVFADWNKTELDSYLVEITADILGYKDEDGEALVEKILDTAGQKGTGKWTGINALDMGIPLTLITESVFSRCLSALKDQRVEAEKLFGKTKTQVEGDKQVWVDALRQALLASKIISYAQGFMLMREASNENGWNLNYGNVALMWRGGCIIRSAFLGNIRDAFEKNPELAFLGSDAYFKGILDNCLVAWRKVAAKSLEVGIPMPCTTSALTFLDGYTTARLPANLLQAQRDYFGAHTYERIDRPRGEFFHTNWTGTGGNTASTTYDV
- the pgl gene encoding 6-phosphogluconolactonase, with product MINHKIFPTADAVVKSLADDMLAYSQQGQPVHISLSGGSTPKMLFKLLASQPYANDIQWQNLHFWWGDERCVAPDDAQSNYGEANALLFSKINMPAQNIHRILGENEPQAEAERFAQAMAHVIPTENGTPVFDWILLGVGADGHTASLFPGQTDYADANLSVVASHPESGQRRVSKTAKVLQAAKRMSYLVLGAGKAEIVEQIHTTPAEQLPYPAAKIHSTSGVTEWYLDSDAAAKIA
- the zwf gene encoding glucose-6-phosphate dehydrogenase; this encodes MVIPENSSIVIFGASGDLTYRKLIPALYHLYASQQLPKSFAILGVSRTEYSDESYREKLKRSLQELEKTEPAALEAFMQHVHYQALNTSEVADYQHLATRLDTLANGYQFEQRNTLFYLATPPSLYGVIPACLAAHGLNDETQGWKRLIIEKPFGYDLQSAQELDVEIHRHFKEHQIYRIDHYLGKETVQNLLVFRFANGMFEPLWNRNFIDYVEITGAEFLGVEERGGYYDGSGAVRDMFQNHLLQVLAMVGMEPPAAINADSIRNEVNKVLQSLQPLSESDLRNNLVLGQYTESEVRGQFLPSYRNEPGVAADSRTETYVALKMFINNWRWNGVPFYVRSGKRLPTRVTEVVIHFKRTPHPVFGQNAPENKLIIRIQPDEGILMSFGLKEPGAGFKAKEVSMNFHYASLEQIKMLTAYERLLLDALNGDATLFARTDAVEACWKFVQPILDFKQDPQSLYGYACGTWGPKESDDLLRRDGREWRFPCKNLTNTDYCEL
- a CDS encoding phosphatase, which gives rise to MKLAVDTHTHTYASGHAYSTLIENARAAKQNGLTLFCTTDHAESMPGAPHYWFFSNQRILPRFLEGVGVIRGVEANILNPQGDIDLHPSVDQNLDWVIGSFHEPVFHPADKTVHTQALIETIKGGRVDALGHLGNPHFDFDFEQVIVCAKAHNVAIEINNSTLKGHSRVGSIDRCYEIARVAKSLDAYITTGSDAHFCLDIGGLSLASQLIDEVGINPQRVITHTARQFLDFLELRGRQPIEEFVGVL
- a CDS encoding cytochrome b562: MKRTLILTAALLATPVFAAGQDLKSIMQDMKLAFKQAAEAQTVEAMQVPVTTLEGLVKQATQRSYPAEKEATYQEGFQKLAVTLDKIDAHLQAGELEAAKASLKTVDDLRIEYHDKRNPSIWKRLFG
- a CDS encoding PepSY-associated TM helix domain-containing protein, giving the protein MSTVTKPQPTAAARRKTLYFLTWRWHFYAGLFVVPFMLMLALTGLVMLFDDEIEQARYAEVLNVTPQAQVMPVSQQLAAVQKAYPEAQVTQFIPAPQPDLANRFSVLFSDGSTQFVTVNPYSAVVLGTIDRSESWYEWANSIHGTLLIGDWGDYLIEVAASLGMILLVSGIYLWLPLDNARKAGFLKIRVGSGARIFWRDLHANLGGMLSLVLLFFLISGLSWAGIWGGKLVQAWNTFPTYYTWGEKPQSVLTHANLNHGSEKEMPWNLEQTPVPQSHHHGGEHEMVAINPQFGIDQVIAQAKALGFTQYRVAFPRGETGVYTVSANTMAGDIVDPRDDRTAHFDQYSGALLTEVTWQDYSPFAKAMAAGISLHQGDLSVWNKIANVLFCLAFILISVTGVVMWWLRRPTGQARLGVPPRFEQDGVWKAGLATLLVIGVAFPLAGATIVLALLLDGLLVSRIAKLKIAFS
- the gloA2 gene encoding SMU1112c/YaeR family gloxylase I-like metalloprotein; translation: MLKRIHHAAIICSDYPRSKAFYTEILGLRVVAENYRAARDSYKLDLALPDGSQIELFSFPNAPERPSFPEAQGLRHLAFVVDDVAEIKAQLEQQGVCVEPIRIDEYTGKAYTFFADPDGLPLELYQA
- a CDS encoding LysR family transcriptional regulator; amino-acid sequence: MLLPKLITLLPDLATFIVVVNEGSFTAAASKLGVTPSALSKLITRLEQALSVKLFERTTRKLIITQAGQKVYDQSLLMVNAAQQAIEISSSEHAEPAGALTVAAPEAFLNSVLQPFVVPFLAQYPHIQLKLRAADGDIDLFKHNIDVAFRLTDKPDENLVLRELCKTNLVLCASPEYLVQRGTPVHPTDLAEHDCLYLAETDKDHIWTFAKGRETHTVAVSGRYAVNQSQLRLTGVKNHLGIGIFHDFVVQDALTAGKVVQVLQEWNIKSNYHGAIAMQYAQTKYMPARLRVFIDFVLEHLSPKLNGKESTC
- a CDS encoding O-acetylhomoserine aminocarboxypropyltransferase/cysteine synthase family protein, which produces MKDETLAIHFGYTTDPTTKSVATPIYQTVAYEFDNAQHGADLFNLAVPGNIYTRIMNPTNDVLEKRMAALEGGIGALVVSAGSAAINYAILTLAQAGDNIVSTPQLYGGTYTLFAHMLPSQGIEVRFAKDDRPESLIELIDDKTKAVYCESIGNPAGNIIDLQRLADLAHAKGVPVMVDNTVASPALCKPIHFGADIVVHSLTKYCGGHGTTLGGVIVDSGKFPWAQHKDRFPVFNQPEPSYHGVVYTEAFGDAAFIGRARTVPLRNTGSALSPMNAFMILQGLETLPLRMERHTENALKVAQYLKQHPKVSWVSYAGLEDSPYYALAQKYMGGKPSAILSFGLKDGYEAGVRFYDALQIFKRLVNIGDAKSLACHPASTTHRQMSEEEQFKAGVKPEMIRLSVGIEHIDDILADLEQALNA